CTACATAATTGTTAGTGTTTTAATCTTGCATCCCCTTTCTGAATTACCCCAGTGTGCAATGGTATGGCTATATAATATTCTTataacaaacataacaaagtcTAAAAGAAACATGTGATTTTTTAGACAACTCctagaattcaaaattttatagtaATTGGAATTTAGGATATCTCTAGGTTGGTGTTAAAAGCTAGTAAAGTGAATTCAGCCATAGATGCAGTAAATGAAAGTTTACCTATCTGTGAATCTTGCTCTTGGGGTGGACTTGTAACTGCCTTTCTTTAAGTACACATTCTTCCTTTTGTTGTCCATCTTGGTTGCATGTTTAAATGTATATCATAACATCAAACAAGGCATACAAATTATGGTTTCACCTATGTAGGAGAACTTTACGCCTTAGATATTTTGCTTTGTAAATATTAGAAATGCTGGACCGCTTTGTAATATGGTGTCCTTGTGTTTGTTTTCCTCCAGGGTTTAAAGGATTTTATTAACGAGGTAAATACAATTGCATCTTTGCATCATCCTAATCTTTGTAAATTGCTTGGTTACCATGCACGTGATGGTTCCGAACAAAGAATGTTAGTATATGAGAGGCTCATTCATGGAGGCTTAGATCGGCTACTCTATGGGAGATCAGATGGTCCTCCCATTGATTGGAATACAAGAATGAAAATTGCTTTATGCGCTGCACAAGGTCTTACTTTCTTGCATGAAGAAGGGCCTTTCCAGGTAATCATAATTTGACCGCATTAgcagggcttttttttttctttggacaagaaaattaatatttcagTTATTTGAACCTTAGAAAATTTAAGGGTACTACGCCTTCTGCGTTTGCTAAAAGCTTCCCTTGTACTTATACAGGCCATGTACAATGAATTTTCAACTTCCAACATACAGATTGACAAAGATTTTAGTGCAAAGCTTTCAGGATATGGTTGTGTTGGCCACATTCCTGAGATGGAGATCTCTAATAATTCTGTTGTAAGTTCTTTTAAGTTGCTTAGTGATAACGTCCCTTTTCCATATTTAAGTTCATCTTATTTGTGTTAACCTTCAAAGAAAGACTCATAGCTAAATAATATGTGCTGTAGTCACATGCACTCATTTGTTCTCTACAAATCCTCCTTTTTTGCATGCCCTGTTTGGGCCAATAGGTTGTTAATTAACATTCTTCTTTCTCATGTGTACAGGCAGTGGCAAACCTTTCAGTGGAAACAGTGGAGAAAGGATTGCTTACCCCAAAAAGCAATGTTTGGAGTTTTGGAGTTGTTCTTCTAGAAATACTTACTGGCCGGAAGAATCTTGATAGCCGTCATCCCAAGGAAGAGAGGAATTTAGTCAAATGGAGCCGGCCTTTCCTAGCTGATGACTGTCGACTATCACTGATCATGGACCCTCATTTGAAAGGCCGTTTCCCAACCAAAGCAGCCAGGACAGTCGCTGACATAGCTCAAAGATGTCTTCTGAaggatccatcagaaagacccACCATGAGAGCCATCGTTGAACACCTCAAAATCATACAAGACATGAAGTATTCCTGTCGTTTTCCTCTACAAGAACCTGCAACCATTGCTGGAAAGCAAATGTCAAGGTCACCGAGTCTCAATGGAATCATTATGCCAGCTCCCAGGTCAAGTTTCTCGCCATCTCCGCCATCAAGAGCCCAACCATCGATTTCCCCTACTAGACGACCAGCTCTGCCATTGTCTCTTCCTCCACGTGCGTGTTCCTCCACCCTTTCGTTGGAGGAGCTTGAACGACAGGAAAGCCgaaaatcatcatcatcatctatcCGGAGAGCTAGTGTTGAAGGTTTTTGATTGTCTATAATGTgcatctttttctcttttaaatttttttttttttttttggtgctttttttcttcatttttttgttggtgATTCAACACAATATATAGAAGATAAACATGTGGTCCTTCCACCTACACATCCCTCAACATGATGGAAGAGAGGATGCTCTTTTGTAGATAGTGAAAGCCCAGTCTGACTGAGTTCAATTAGTTTTCTCTAATCCAGAATGCAAATTATATTTATAGAAATTTGTatgttcttttcttcttttcccctGCCCAAATAAGAAATCATCTCATGCAGGGCATATATATCGTTCTTCTCATAGCATGTGACTCACAAAAGGAAAATGCATACATGCATGAAACAATTATTGCTCTCTAgtgtttattcttttcttttttggctgaaaCCCAATGCTCTTTCGAATCTTCTTCTATTCAACCTGTGTATGGTCCATTTGTATTTTAGAGATCAGCATTAAAGCAATGTGAATCGAAAGTATTAAATCTCCATGTCAGCAGAATATATAACAGTCCCAGTACTGGCAAATCTAACATCACACTGCTTTATTATGCTGCGGCTTGTGGTTCTTAATGTTCATATGGTATTTGCACACGTTTGCAAAAATTGAGTACAATGTACTGGCATGGCAGGCAATGCATAGTGAAAATCTGCCTTCATTGAATGCATTTATGGGTAAGACTAGTTTGTCGTCTACAATGAAGAAAAGTCATACTGCCTATTCATGACACATGGACAACATGTCATGATTAActagtttattattatattatatgtgaATTATTATATTTCATTCCTGCCAACTTTGAATTCTACCGATCACGTAGAGTCAAATTAGGAAACATCTTAATTATAAGTTGGAAAAGTAGGGCAGGATGGGTTGGTACTTATTGTTAATTCTTGACTAAATTAAAGAGGCGGCCTTTCAAATTCATCCCTTTGAAGCCCTTAAGTGTTGATGGTATGAGAAtgacctctctttttttttcttcctaaactTTGAATACAATCACTTTACTATCGAGTATGATGTTTTggattaactttttattaatttactaaaagTGAATAGAAGTAACATTGTaccta
The sequence above is drawn from the Quercus robur chromosome 7, dhQueRobu3.1, whole genome shotgun sequence genome and encodes:
- the LOC126692552 gene encoding probable serine/threonine-protein kinase PBL1 — its product is MGCFTVLKSKKKKSEHNVYMKRASHNDHSPTVLPEPQIQTRSLQSAPPSFRTRVKPIQPVNKITSNRTRALSAPSTLDAAEQDALSSVEYDEQDESKYRTGSIKEQRSPSPQPLPLPSQCTAALKTTGSFKSVTSSGPLFSGPLPLPPTGTLRNFSFDEIAAACHHFSSDRCVSEGLSSFIYKASFGDDGSKKFEATITRLHPSTQGLKDFINEVNTIASLHHPNLCKLLGYHARDGSEQRMLVYERLIHGGLDRLLYGRSDGPPIDWNTRMKIALCAAQGLTFLHEEGPFQAMYNEFSTSNIQIDKDFSAKLSGYGCVGHIPEMEISNNSVAVANLSVETVEKGLLTPKSNVWSFGVVLLEILTGRKNLDSRHPKEERNLVKWSRPFLADDCRLSLIMDPHLKGRFPTKAARTVADIAQRCLLKDPSERPTMRAIVEHLKIIQDMKYSCRFPLQEPATIAGKQMSRSPSLNGIIMPAPRSSFSPSPPSRAQPSISPTRRPALPLSLPPRACSSTLSLEELERQESRKSSSSSIRRASVEGF